The genomic DNA GCTTCCCGGTACGGGCGGATTTCCCACCGATAAAAGGGAGTCCGACGGTGAATGGTCACCGTTGGCCGATAAGCGCATGCTTGACGCATGAACGAAGGTGGCACCACGGGTCTCCCGTCCTTTACAGAGGACGGGGGACTTTTTTATTTACAGAACATTTACAGACCATCACTGAGGAGGAAGACTAAAGATGAAACACAGGGTGTTGACAGGAATCAAGCCTACCGGAAAAATTCATTTGGGTAACTATGTGGGAGCCGTCAAGCCTGCACTGAAGCTGGCGGAATCAGAGGAATATCAGGCTTCTTACTTCATCGCCGATTATCACGGGATGACCAAAGTGCAGGATGCGGAGGAAATGCGGAACCTTTCAAGGGGGATTGCGGCAGCGTGGCTCGCACTGGGTCTCGATCCTGAAAAGGTGACGTTTTACAGACAGTCGGATGTACCGGAAATTTTCGAACTCACATGGATCCTCTCCTGCGTCACACCTAAAGGGCTTCTCAATCGTGCACATGCTTATAAAGCGATGACCGATGGTAATCAGCAGGCGGGACAGGATATCGACCATGGTGTAAACATGGGGATCTACACATACCCCGTCCTCATGGCATCGGATATTCTTTTATTCCAGGCAGACAAGGTGCCAGTGGGGAAAGATCAGCTGCAGCACATCGAAATTGCCCGGGATATTGCCGGATACTTTAACAAGCAATATGGAGAAACCTTCAAACTCCCTGAGCACTTCATCCAGGAGCAGTCCGCTATTGTACCGGGCTTGGACGGAAGGAAAATGAGTAAATCTTACAATAATACCATTCCTCTCTTCGAAGAACCCGCCAAGCTTAAGAAGTTGATCAATAAGATCAAGACCGATTCTTCGCTTCCGACAGAACCGAAGGACCCTGATCAATCTGTAATTTTCGCTTTGTACAGGGAATTTGCCTCTCCAGAAGAGGTCAATGTGATGAAGGAGCGGTTCATGGAAGGAATCAGTTGGGGAGAGGCGAAAGCGGAATTGTTCCAAGCCATCAACGGAACGATGGCCGGCCCAAGGGAAAAGTACTTGGAATTGATAGAATCGCCGGAAAAAATGGACGCAATCCTCGCCCGTGGAGCCCGAAAAGCAAGGGAGACAACTTCTCCATTCCTTGCAGAAATCAAAAAAAAGGTAGGGATCCTTTAACTACGTACACCAAGCAATACAAAAGCCCGGACACCCTGGTTATGTGGGCGCCCGGGCTGATTGCGTTGACCGGGTATGACTCGTTAAGGCTTAAGGATCACTTTGATGTTCCCATCTGATTTTTCATCGAAGATTTTGTACCCTTCGCTTGCCTGTTCCAGTGGAAGGGAGTGCGTGATGATATCAGTCGGGTCAAAGGTCCCGTTTTCGATCATGCCGTAGAGCTTCGGCATCAGATGGATCACCGGTGCTTGTCCCATCTTAAGTGAAACGTTCCTGCTGAAGAAGTCCCCGATCGGAAAACGGTTCGCCTCAGTCGCATAGACACCCGTCAACTGGACGGTTCCGAACTTGCGTACAGCCTGGGAAGCGGTGATGATGGGGCGGATCGTTCCAAACTGATTATCAAA from Rossellomorea marisflavi includes the following:
- a CDS encoding tryptophan--tRNA ligase; the encoded protein is MKHRVLTGIKPTGKIHLGNYVGAVKPALKLAESEEYQASYFIADYHGMTKVQDAEEMRNLSRGIAAAWLALGLDPEKVTFYRQSDVPEIFELTWILSCVTPKGLLNRAHAYKAMTDGNQQAGQDIDHGVNMGIYTYPVLMASDILLFQADKVPVGKDQLQHIEIARDIAGYFNKQYGETFKLPEHFIQEQSAIVPGLDGRKMSKSYNNTIPLFEEPAKLKKLINKIKTDSSLPTEPKDPDQSVIFALYREFASPEEVNVMKERFMEGISWGEAKAELFQAINGTMAGPREKYLELIESPEKMDAILARGARKARETTSPFLAEIKKKVGIL